Below is a genomic region from Fischerella sp. PCC 9605.
CTCTTGCTGACGCATAGCATCAAATGATGAAATTTCTGTGTATTTTCTAATGAGTGTTTTAACATCTCCCATTGAGGTTTTGACATAACGCATTTCAATATCTAAGGGCGAACTGTTGAGAGCATACTGATAATTTCTTTGGGCAATTAGTTCAGGATAATTTTCTGCGAGCAGAGGGAGAGAACTACTAGATTTAAATTGCCAATTTGGTATCGATACTGCTTCTGGGAAAATAATGGGAGTAGCTGTACGATTGTATTGTTTCGGCAACAGAATAACTAGCCCTAAAACAAAAAAAATGCTACCACTAGTTAAAATTAATAATGAAAGGCGGAGTTTTTTCCATATCCTCATTTGCTTTATGACGACCTAGAGGCTTTATTTTTAGGTTCATTATGTTCAATTAAAAACCAACAGAATAAACCAAAAAGCAGAACAGCAATCATTGAAAATATAAGAGATCCATCTCCACTATGCCAGTAGTCAAAAGCATCCATATCGTCTTTTGTCACTATAAAAGCCATGAGTGCAACTCGTGCAGAATTGACAATAAATCCTAATGTAGCAGCTACGATTGGTACAATGATTTTTTGCTTCCGTTTTTGCGGAAACATCAACAAGAAAAGAAGTGCTAATCCCAACATCTGCGAAATAAGTTCTATACCCGAACAGCCACTAGCTACCTCTACACTTCCATTTGGTAAATAAATATTCAATCCAGAACGATTCACTTCAAAGCCTGTATACCAAAGCATAAAAGCCGATAGCTTGGCAGTGAATGGTGTTATATTAACTAGCTCAGTTGGTAATAGTTTTGGTAAAGCTATAAAAAATAGCGCCAGTAACTCACCTCCATACTGCTTCAATCCTTTAAAGCCAGAAGCTATCAAGGCAAGACCAAGGGCAAAAACTAGAGGTAAGAGGTATAAAAATCCTCCAAAACTGGTCATAGTTGCACTTTTTATGAGTGCTATCCCAATTAATGATAAACCTAAAAAACTTGGTACAATTCCGCTTTCTAGATTTAAATTATCGTGTTTTTCAAAAACTAAAAAACATACAGCTAGCCAATATAAAAAACTTGTACCTAAAAGATCAGAATTTTCTGATTTCCAAGTGAGAGTTAGGTGAATTGCAACTAAACCTGCTCCTATTGCTAACAGCCAAAATTTTTGGTTATACAGTCGCTTGACTGCTGTTAATTTGGTAGTTCTCATTTCTTCTTGCAGCGGCTTTTTTCTCAAGCTTTTAGTAATCTCATCCCTGTTTTCGCAGATTAATCAAGTGGCTTATTTTGCTGTTCTTTGCGCTTGTATTTCCGATGTAAAGCCAAACCAAAACTTCCTGCTGTTAATGAACCTAATATTGTCAAAGGTTCGGGGACAGATTTTGTTGTGTTGTAGTTAAAGTTATCCATCACAAAATGAGAACCTCTACCTTGATACC
It encodes:
- a CDS encoding cyanoexosortase A system-associated protein — its product is MRIWKKLRLSLLILTSGSIFFVLGLVILLPKQYNRTATPIIFPEAVSIPNWQFKSSSSLPLLAENYPELIAQRNYQYALNSSPLDIEMRYVKTSMGDVKTLIRKYTEISSFDAMRQQEGVGYYGLGFDQKRAYLSACINPEGKSTFDGKQFKQHQQKSDRRWQRLLPWLLGQEKLTNDRYCLLAHLSIPLNASSPEAAYKVLEKAWFTWYQDWRYRLPKH
- the crtA gene encoding cyanoexosortase A — its product is MRTTKLTAVKRLYNQKFWLLAIGAGLVAIHLTLTWKSENSDLLGTSFLYWLAVCFLVFEKHDNLNLESGIVPSFLGLSLIGIALIKSATMTSFGGFLYLLPLVFALGLALIASGFKGLKQYGGELLALFFIALPKLLPTELVNITPFTAKLSAFMLWYTGFEVNRSGLNIYLPNGSVEVASGCSGIELISQMLGLALLFLLMFPQKRKQKIIVPIVAATLGFIVNSARVALMAFIVTKDDMDAFDYWHSGDGSLIFSMIAVLLFGLFCWFLIEHNEPKNKASRSS